One Phocaeicola dorei genomic region harbors:
- a CDS encoding radical SAM protein, translating to MKRFYITIYKKRVIDYSLHPVLIEVLWILNIQFSKEACPPYYFMYKNGCIMYIYLNPQYVIRNENNCSYIIAKSALITAKLEYAMAFASVVPPSIGYILSHIGEGELNASIENIANTLNIKPDLIDKFIRKIIDNPVKVGWNYKGVTISFPPYLLTSVKEESEGSVYTDNELFYTTDFIPKRPSVPLNLNFMITTQCRTDCMYCYADRNRKNDLTSWQIIKVIDEAHDMGGNLALTGGDIFAFPDWKEVIRKVGQYGFTPLLSTKIPLKEDDIYFLKESGIKFLQFSLDSIFPSTLQTMVRVKEDYIDNVKQMFEYS from the coding sequence TTGAAAAGATTTTATATCACTATTTACAAAAAAAGAGTGATTGATTATAGTTTGCATCCAGTGTTGATAGAAGTATTATGGATCTTAAATATTCAATTTAGTAAGGAGGCATGCCCTCCTTACTATTTTATGTATAAAAACGGCTGTATTATGTATATCTATTTGAATCCACAATATGTGATTAGAAACGAAAATAATTGTTCTTATATCATTGCTAAATCAGCTTTAATTACTGCTAAGCTAGAATATGCCATGGCTTTTGCAAGCGTAGTTCCACCTTCTATTGGATATATCTTGTCACATATTGGAGAAGGAGAATTAAATGCTTCAATAGAAAATATAGCAAATACCCTAAATATAAAACCAGACCTGATAGATAAGTTTATTCGAAAAATAATCGATAATCCAGTAAAAGTAGGATGGAATTATAAAGGAGTGACGATTTCTTTTCCCCCGTATCTGCTGACTTCTGTTAAGGAAGAATCGGAGGGAAGTGTTTATACGGATAATGAATTATTTTATACTACAGACTTTATACCTAAACGTCCTTCTGTTCCGCTGAATCTTAACTTTATGATTACAACCCAATGCAGGACGGATTGTATGTATTGCTATGCGGATAGAAACAGGAAGAACGATTTGACAAGTTGGCAAATTATAAAGGTGATAGATGAAGCTCATGATATGGGGGGGAATCTGGCTTTGACAGGAGGTGATATTTTTGCTTTCCCTGATTGGAAAGAGGTGATACGAAAAGTGGGGCAATATGGATTCACACCTTTATTGAGTACAAAAATACCGCTAAAAGAGGATGATATTTACTTTTTAAAAGAGTCTGGAATTAAATTCTTGCAGTTTTCATTGGATTCTATATTTCCCTCTACATTACAGACAATGGTACGTGTAAAAGAAGACTATATAGATAATGTGAAGCAAATGTTTGAGTATTCTTAA
- a CDS encoding DUF6261 family protein has protein sequence MNKIITRSDMSARIAGYILILQSEKNHDSVERLNLADRITEVEKANNLYLDLDTQRGIVKEQKGLSATSLHKNCNGLLNQLYSLVNDMFFYYDNELFIAFADELNAVAESYQLVINNRKADAKRKKNERKGLKLLPVINN, from the coding sequence ATGAATAAGATAATTACCCGTTCCGATATGTCTGCCCGTATTGCAGGTTACATTTTGATTCTGCAATCAGAGAAAAACCATGATTCAGTAGAACGACTGAATCTGGCTGATCGCATCACTGAAGTGGAAAAGGCAAATAATCTTTATTTGGACTTAGATACACAGCGTGGTATTGTGAAAGAACAGAAAGGTCTTTCGGCTACTAGTCTGCATAAGAACTGTAATGGATTATTGAATCAGCTATATTCATTGGTAAATGATATGTTCTTTTATTATGATAATGAACTGTTTATTGCCTTTGCCGATGAACTGAATGCTGTGGCTGAATCTTATCAATTGGTTATCAATAACCGTAAGGCAGATGCCAAGCGTAAAAAGAATGAGAGAAAGGGCCTAAAATTATTGCCGGTTATCAATAACTAA